Proteins co-encoded in one Streptomyces roseochromogenus subsp. oscitans DS 12.976 genomic window:
- a CDS encoding dihydroorotase produces the protein MSKILIRGAKVLGGEPQDVLVNGEVIEAVGSGLSAEGAEVVEAGGKVLLPGLVDLHTHLREPGREDSETVLTGTRAAASGGYTAVFAMANTFPVADTAGVVEQVYRLGQEHGYCDVQPIGAVTVGLEGRKLAELGAMHESAAGVTVFSDDGKCVDDAVIMRRALEYVKAFGGVVAQHAQEPRLTEGAQMNEGVVSAELGLGGWPAVAEESIIARDVLLAEHVGSRVHICHLSTAGSVEIVRWAKSRGIAVTAEVTPHHLLLTDELVRTYNPVYKVNPPLRTERDVHALREALADGTIDIVATDHAPHPHEDKDCEWAAAAMGMVGLETALSVVQETMVDTGLLDWAGVADRMSVKPAQIGQATGHGRPVSAGEPANLTLVDTEYRGQVDPAGFASRSRNTPYEGRALPGRVTHTWLRGKATLVDGKLT, from the coding sequence ATGAGCAAGATCCTGATCCGTGGTGCGAAGGTGCTCGGCGGCGAGCCGCAGGACGTGCTGGTCAACGGGGAGGTCATCGAGGCGGTCGGCAGCGGCCTGTCCGCCGAGGGCGCAGAGGTCGTGGAGGCCGGCGGCAAGGTGCTGCTGCCGGGCCTGGTCGACCTGCACACCCACCTGCGCGAGCCGGGCCGTGAGGACTCCGAGACGGTCCTGACCGGCACCCGCGCGGCCGCGTCCGGCGGCTACACCGCCGTGTTCGCCATGGCCAACACCTTCCCGGTCGCCGACACCGCCGGTGTCGTAGAGCAGGTCTACCGGCTGGGCCAGGAGCACGGCTACTGCGATGTGCAGCCCATCGGCGCCGTCACCGTGGGCCTGGAGGGCAGGAAGCTCGCCGAGCTGGGCGCCATGCACGAGTCGGCCGCCGGGGTCACCGTCTTCTCCGACGACGGCAAGTGCGTGGACGACGCGGTGATCATGCGTCGCGCGCTGGAGTACGTGAAGGCCTTCGGCGGTGTCGTCGCCCAGCACGCGCAGGAGCCGCGGCTGACCGAGGGCGCCCAGATGAACGAGGGCGTCGTCTCCGCCGAGCTGGGCCTGGGCGGCTGGCCGGCCGTCGCCGAGGAGTCGATCATCGCCCGGGACGTGCTGCTCGCCGAGCACGTCGGCTCCCGCGTCCACATCTGCCACCTGTCGACCGCCGGGTCCGTGGAGATCGTCCGCTGGGCCAAGTCCCGCGGCATCGCCGTCACCGCCGAGGTCACCCCGCACCACCTGCTCCTCACCGACGAGCTGGTGCGCACCTACAACCCCGTCTACAAGGTCAACCCGCCGCTGCGCACCGAGCGGGACGTGCACGCCCTGCGCGAGGCGCTCGCCGACGGCACGATCGACATCGTCGCCACCGACCACGCCCCGCACCCGCACGAGGACAAGGACTGCGAGTGGGCCGCGGCCGCCATGGGGATGGTGGGGCTGGAGACCGCGTTGTCAGTGGTCCAGGAGACCATGGTCGACACGGGCCTGCTGGACTGGGCCGGCGTCGCCGACCGGATGTCCGTCAAGCCCGCGCAGATCGGACAGGCCACCGGGCACGGCCGTCCCGTCTCGGCCGGTGAGCCTGCCAACCTCACCCTGGTCGACACGGAATACCGTGGCCAGGTGGACCCCGCGGGCTTCGCCTCGCGCAGCCGCAACACCCCGTACGAGGGGCGTGCGCTGCCGGGCCGTGTGACGCACACGTGGCTGCGGGGCAAGGCCACGCTCGTCGACGGGAAGCTCACGTGA
- the pyrR gene encoding bifunctional pyr operon transcriptional regulator/uracil phosphoribosyltransferase PyrR, which translates to MDKQDSHATAHASDARPVLEGPDIARVLTRIAHEIVERAKGADDVVLLGIPTRGVFLAQRLAVKLAQITDRTVPVGSLDITMYRDDLRMHPPRALARTEIPGDGIDGKLVVLVDDVLFSGRTIRAALDALNDIGRPRAVQLAVLVDRGHRELPIRADYVGKNLPTSLRETVKVQLAEEDGRDTVLLGVKQADQ; encoded by the coding sequence ATGGACAAGCAGGACTCACACGCCACCGCGCATGCGTCCGATGCGCGGCCCGTTCTCGAAGGCCCCGACATCGCGCGGGTGCTGACGCGTATCGCCCACGAGATCGTCGAACGCGCCAAGGGCGCCGACGACGTGGTGCTCCTCGGCATCCCCACCCGGGGGGTCTTCCTCGCCCAGCGGCTCGCCGTCAAGCTGGCTCAGATCACCGACCGCACGGTGCCGGTCGGCTCGCTCGACATCACCATGTACCGCGACGACCTGCGCATGCACCCGCCGCGTGCGCTGGCCCGCACCGAGATCCCCGGTGACGGCATCGACGGCAAGCTGGTCGTCCTCGTCGACGACGTGCTCTTCTCCGGCCGCACCATCCGCGCCGCCCTCGACGCCCTGAACGACATCGGGCGTCCCCGCGCGGTCCAGCTCGCGGTCCTCGTCGACCGGGGCCACCGCGAACTGCCGATCCGCGCCGACTACGTCGGCAAGAACCTCCCCACGTCGCTGCGGGAGACGGTCAAGGTCCAGCTCGCCGAGGAGGACGGTCGCGACACCGTGCTGCTCGGTGTGAAGCAGGCCGACCAGTAG
- a CDS encoding shikimate kinase codes for MGVGKSTVGQLLAERLGVAYRDTDEDIVAAEGRTIAEIFVDEGEPVFRAIEKRAVHSALAEHEGVLALGGGAVLDADTRALLAGHRVVYLSMDVEEAVKRTGLNVARPLLAVNPRKQWRELMEARRHLYEEVATAVVATDGRTPEEVTQAALDALELKEA; via the coding sequence ATGGGCGTCGGCAAGTCCACCGTCGGGCAGTTGCTGGCCGAGCGCCTCGGCGTCGCCTACCGGGACACCGACGAGGACATCGTCGCCGCCGAGGGCCGCACCATCGCCGAGATCTTCGTCGACGAGGGTGAGCCCGTCTTCCGGGCGATCGAGAAGCGGGCGGTGCACAGCGCGCTCGCCGAGCACGAGGGCGTCCTCGCGCTCGGCGGCGGCGCCGTCCTCGACGCCGACACACGCGCGCTGCTCGCCGGGCACCGGGTGGTCTACCTCTCCATGGACGTGGAGGAGGCCGTCAAGCGCACCGGCCTGAACGTGGCCCGCCCGCTGCTCGCGGTCAACCCGCGCAAGCAGTGGCGCGAGCTGATGGAGGCCCGGCGGCACCTGTACGAGGAGGTCGCCACCGCCGTCGTGGCGACGGACGGCCGTACCCCCGAAGAGGTCACCCAAGCAGCGCTGGACGCACTGGAGTTGAAAGAAGCATGA
- a CDS encoding aminopeptidase P family protein — MSEVYATRRSRLRDHVTAAGTAAALVTRPANVRYLAAAAPRGSALLLGKREDILFCAGPPEDRPYEGRPDDNLRVHVLAPNATGAGVGTGIGTGDAAVAAADLAVAQAADSLAVEEHHLTVTRHRAIASVAPGLRLGDLGGAVEQLRVVKDEEEISCLRIGAEIADQALGELLESILVGRTERHLALELERRLVDHGADGPAFPTSVATGPNSGRRGHRPTDRRVEEGDFLTVCLGATYRGYRCEIGRTFVIGTSPADWQIELYDLVFAAQRAGRESLAPGAAYRDVDRAARQVLDSAGYAEALPPLTGHGVGLEIDEDPQLAPAAMGKLDACVPVTVEPGVHLPGRGGVRIDDTLVVRPEADGGPELLTITTKELLAL; from the coding sequence ATGTCAGAGGTGTACGCGACCCGCCGATCCCGGCTGAGAGACCACGTCACCGCGGCCGGCACCGCGGCAGCGCTCGTCACCCGTCCAGCCAACGTGCGCTACCTCGCCGCCGCAGCCCCGCGGGGCTCCGCACTGCTGCTGGGCAAACGCGAGGACATCCTCTTCTGCGCCGGCCCGCCCGAAGACCGCCCCTACGAAGGCCGCCCGGACGACAACCTGCGCGTGCACGTCCTCGCACCGAACGCCACCGGCGCGGGCGTGGGCACCGGCATCGGCACGGGCGACGCCGCCGTCGCGGCGGCGGACCTGGCTGTGGCTCAGGCCGCCGACTCCCTGGCCGTCGAGGAACACCACCTCACGGTCACCCGGCACAGAGCCATCGCCTCCGTCGCCCCCGGGCTCCGCCTCGGCGACCTCGGCGGAGCCGTCGAGCAGCTCAGGGTGGTCAAGGACGAGGAGGAGATCTCCTGCCTCCGCATCGGCGCCGAGATCGCCGACCAGGCCCTCGGTGAGCTGCTGGAATCCATCCTGGTCGGCCGCACCGAGCGGCACCTCGCGCTGGAGCTGGAGCGCCGTCTGGTCGACCACGGCGCCGACGGCCCGGCCTTCCCCACCTCCGTGGCCACCGGCCCCAACTCCGGCCGCCGCGGTCACCGCCCCACCGACCGTCGGGTGGAGGAGGGCGACTTCCTCACCGTGTGCCTGGGCGCGACCTACCGCGGCTACCGCTGCGAGATCGGCCGGACCTTCGTCATCGGCACCTCGCCCGCCGACTGGCAGATCGAGCTGTACGACCTCGTCTTCGCCGCCCAGCGGGCCGGACGCGAGTCCCTGGCACCCGGCGCGGCCTACCGTGACGTGGACCGCGCGGCCCGCCAGGTACTGGACTCCGCCGGCTATGCGGAGGCTCTGCCACCGCTGACCGGACACGGCGTCGGACTCGAAATCGACGAGGACCCGCAGTTGGCGCCCGCGGCCATGGGTAAACTGGACGCTTGCGTGCCGGTCACCGTCGAACCGGGGGTCCACCTCCCGGGCCGGGGCGGTGTCCGGATCGATGACACGCTCGTCGTGCGCCCCGAGGCGGACGGCGGACCCGAGCTACTCACCATCACGACCAAGGAGCTGCTCGCGCTGTAG
- the bldD gene encoding transcriptional regulator BldD, whose amino-acid sequence MSSEYAKQLGAKLRAIRTQQGLSLHGVEEKSQGRWKAVVVGSYERGDRAVTVQRLAELADFYGVPVQELLPGTTPGGAAEPPPKLVLDLERLATVPAEKAGPLQRYAATIQSQRGDYNGKVLSIRQDDLRTLAVIYDQSPSVLTEQLISWGVLDADARRAVATHEEA is encoded by the coding sequence ATGTCCAGCGAATACGCCAAACAGCTCGGGGCCAAGCTCCGGGCCATCCGCACCCAGCAGGGCCTTTCCCTCCACGGTGTCGAGGAGAAGTCCCAGGGTCGCTGGAAGGCCGTCGTGGTGGGTTCGTACGAGCGTGGTGACCGTGCCGTGACCGTGCAGCGTCTCGCCGAGCTGGCCGATTTCTATGGCGTCCCGGTGCAGGAGCTGCTGCCGGGCACCACGCCGGGCGGGGCCGCCGAGCCGCCGCCGAAGCTGGTCCTGGACCTGGAGCGGCTGGCCACCGTGCCGGCCGAGAAGGCGGGCCCGCTGCAGCGCTACGCGGCGACGATCCAGTCCCAGCGCGGTGACTACAACGGCAAGGTGCTCTCCATCCGCCAGGACGACCTGCGCACGCTGGCCGTCATCTACGACCAGTCCCCCTCGGTCCTCACCGAGCAGCTGATCAGCTGGGGCGTCCTCGACGCGGACGCGCGCCGCGCGGTGGCCACCCACGAAGAGGCCTGA
- a CDS encoding ATP-binding protein, whose protein sequence is PHPGAPQGPAPVSPPPGFPAPTGAVPPTPPHPPTPHPPVVQPPVPHPAAAPPAPDTTGHVPLPPGGPVGVPTAPPAPAPLPDPATTTLAVLLIGPAGAGKTSVAKYWADHRRVPTAHISLDDVREWVRSGFADPQSGWNDNSEAQYRLARRTCGFAARNFLANAISCILDDAVFPDRPVVGLGGWKRHVGPGLLPVVLLPGLDIVLERNAERTGNRRLTDEEVARIHGRMAGWYGSGLPIIDNSQLDIPGTARVLDEVLARAIASPPSW, encoded by the coding sequence CCGCACCCGGGAGCCCCTCAGGGGCCCGCCCCCGTGTCCCCGCCGCCGGGCTTCCCGGCACCGACCGGCGCCGTCCCGCCGACGCCCCCGCACCCCCCCACGCCTCACCCTCCGGTCGTACAGCCCCCGGTCCCGCACCCCGCTGCCGCCCCGCCGGCCCCCGACACCACCGGCCATGTACCGCTGCCGCCCGGCGGCCCGGTCGGCGTGCCGACGGCGCCCCCGGCTCCCGCCCCGCTGCCTGACCCGGCGACCACCACCCTGGCCGTCCTGCTGATCGGCCCGGCCGGCGCGGGCAAGACCAGCGTCGCCAAGTACTGGGCGGACCACCGCCGCGTGCCCACCGCCCACATCAGCCTGGACGACGTCCGCGAATGGGTCCGCTCGGGCTTCGCCGACCCCCAGTCCGGCTGGAACGACAACTCCGAGGCCCAGTACCGCCTGGCCCGCCGCACCTGCGGCTTCGCCGCCCGGAACTTCCTCGCCAACGCCATCTCCTGCATCCTGGACGACGCCGTCTTCCCGGACCGCCCGGTCGTCGGCCTCGGCGGCTGGAAGCGCCACGTCGGCCCCGGCCTGCTCCCGGTCGTCCTCCTGCCGGGCCTGGACATCGTCCTGGAGCGCAACGCCGAACGCACCGGCAACCGCCGCCTCACCGATGAGGAGGTGGCCCGCATCCACGGCCGCATGGCCGGCTGGTACGGCTCGGGCCTCCCGATCATCGACAACTCGCAACTCGACATCCCAGGAACGGCGCGTGTCCTGGACGAGGTCCTGGCCAGAGCAATAGCGAGCCCCCCGAGCTGGTAA
- the aroB gene encoding 3-dehydroquinate synthase — protein MSEAVTRIQVAGTAGTDPYEVLVGRQLLGELAGLIGPRAKRIAVIHPEALAETGDALRADLAGQGYEAIAIQVPNAEEAKTAEVAAYCWKALGQSGFTRSDVVVGVGGGATTDLAGFVAATWLRGVRWIAVPTTVLAMVDAAVGGKTGINTAEGKNLVGAFHPPAGVLCDLAALDSLPVNDYVSGLAEVIKAGFIADPVILDLIESDPEGARTPAGRHTAELIERSIRVKAEVVSSDLKESGLREILNYGHTLGHAIEKNERYKWRHGAAVAVGMHFAAELGRLAGRLDDATADRHRTVLEAVGLPLHYRYDQWPKLLETMRIDKKSRGDLLRFIVLDGLAKPTVLEGPDPAVLLAAYGEVGQ, from the coding sequence ATGAGCGAGGCAGTCACCCGGATCCAGGTCGCCGGCACCGCGGGCACCGACCCCTATGAGGTGCTGGTCGGCCGCCAACTGCTGGGCGAACTGGCCGGGTTGATCGGTCCAAGAGCCAAGCGGATCGCGGTGATCCACCCGGAGGCGCTCGCCGAGACCGGTGACGCGCTCCGCGCCGACCTGGCCGGGCAGGGCTACGAGGCGATCGCCATCCAGGTGCCGAACGCCGAGGAGGCCAAGACCGCCGAGGTCGCCGCCTACTGCTGGAAGGCGCTCGGCCAGTCGGGCTTCACGCGTTCCGACGTCGTCGTCGGCGTGGGCGGCGGCGCGACCACGGACCTCGCTGGTTTCGTCGCCGCGACCTGGCTGCGCGGCGTGCGCTGGATCGCCGTCCCGACCACCGTGCTCGCCATGGTGGACGCGGCGGTCGGCGGCAAGACCGGCATCAACACCGCCGAGGGCAAGAACCTCGTCGGCGCCTTCCATCCGCCGGCCGGCGTCCTGTGCGACCTGGCCGCCCTGGACTCCCTGCCGGTCAACGACTACGTGTCCGGGCTCGCCGAGGTCATCAAGGCCGGCTTCATCGCCGACCCGGTCATCCTGGACCTGATCGAGTCCGACCCCGAGGGCGCGCGGACCCCGGCGGGCCGGCACACCGCCGAGCTGATCGAGCGCTCGATCCGGGTGAAGGCGGAGGTCGTCTCCTCGGACCTGAAGGAGTCGGGCCTGCGCGAGATCCTCAACTACGGCCACACGCTCGGCCACGCCATCGAGAAGAACGAGCGCTACAAGTGGCGGCACGGCGCCGCGGTCGCGGTCGGCATGCACTTCGCCGCCGAACTGGGCCGTCTGGCGGGCCGGTTGGACGACGCGACGGCGGACCGCCACCGTACGGTTCTGGAAGCCGTCGGCCTCCCGCTGCACTACCGCTACGACCAGTGGCCCAAGCTGCTGGAGACGATGAGGATCGACAAGAAGTCCCGCGGCGACCTGCTGCGCTTCATCGTCCTCGACGGTCTCGCCAAGCCGACCGTCCTGGAGGGCCCGGACCCGGCGGTGCTCCTCGCCGCGTACGGAGAAGTGGGCCAGTAA
- a CDS encoding aspartate carbamoyltransferase catalytic subunit, producing MQRHLISAADLTRDDAVLILDTAEEMARVADRPIKKLPTLRGRTIVNLFFEDSTRTRISFEAAEKRLSADVINFSAKGSSVSKGESLKDTAQTLEAMGVDAVVIRHGASGAPYRLANSGWIDAAVINAGDGTHQHPTQALLDAFTMRRRLIGRDSGLGKDLSGKRITIVGDVLHSRVARSNVDLLHTLGAEVTLVAPPTLVPVGVETWPCEVSYDLDSALPKADAVMMLRVQRERMNAAFFPTEREYSRRYGLDGDRMAKMPEHAIVMHPGPMVRGMEITAEVADSDRCTVVEQVANGVSIRMAVLYLLLGGNEPAVTHARPTGSEEK from the coding sequence ATGCAGCGTCATCTCATCTCGGCCGCCGACCTCACCCGCGACGACGCCGTCCTGATCCTCGACACCGCCGAGGAGATGGCCCGGGTCGCCGACCGGCCGATCAAGAAACTGCCCACCCTGCGCGGCCGCACGATCGTCAACCTCTTCTTCGAGGACTCCACGCGCACGCGCATCTCCTTCGAGGCCGCCGAGAAGCGCCTGTCCGCCGACGTCATCAACTTCTCCGCCAAGGGGTCGAGCGTCTCCAAGGGCGAGTCCCTGAAGGACACCGCCCAGACCCTGGAAGCCATGGGCGTCGACGCCGTGGTCATCCGGCACGGCGCCTCCGGCGCCCCGTACCGGCTCGCCAACTCCGGTTGGATCGACGCGGCTGTCATCAACGCCGGTGACGGCACCCACCAGCACCCCACCCAGGCCCTGCTGGACGCCTTCACCATGCGCCGCCGGCTGATCGGCCGGGACAGCGGCCTCGGCAAGGACCTGTCCGGCAAGCGCATCACCATCGTCGGCGACGTCCTGCACAGCCGGGTCGCCCGCTCCAACGTCGACCTGCTGCACACCCTCGGCGCCGAGGTCACCCTGGTCGCCCCGCCCACCCTGGTGCCGGTCGGCGTCGAGACCTGGCCGTGCGAAGTGTCGTACGACCTCGACAGCGCCTTGCCCAAGGCCGACGCGGTGATGATGCTCCGGGTCCAGCGCGAGCGCATGAACGCCGCGTTCTTCCCGACCGAGCGCGAGTACTCGCGGCGCTACGGCCTCGACGGCGACCGCATGGCGAAGATGCCCGAGCACGCCATCGTGATGCACCCCGGCCCGATGGTCCGCGGCATGGAGATCACCGCCGAGGTCGCCGACTCCGATCGCTGCACCGTCGTCGAGCAGGTCGCAAACGGAGTCTCCATCCGGATGGCCGTCCTGTACCTGCTGCTCGGCGGAAACGAGCCCGCCGTCACCCACGCCCGCCCCACCGGTTCCGAGGAGAAGTAA
- the carA gene encoding glutamine-hydrolyzing carbamoyl-phosphate synthase small subunit: MTTSTRGAAKVPAVLVLEDGRLFRGRAYGAVGETFGEAVFSTGMTGYQETLTDPSYNRQIVVATAPQIGNTGWNDEDDESSRIWVSGYVVRDPARVPSNWRAKRSLDDELVAQGVVGISGIDTRALTRHLRERGSMRAGIFSGEAIAAESELLTRVQAQPRMKGLSLYEEVATEEAYVVPAIGEKKFTVAAIDLGIKGMTPHRMAERGIEVHVLPATATPDDIYAVNPDGVFFSNGPGDPATADGPVALMTAVLERKTPLFGICFGNQILGRALGFGTYKLKYGHRGINQPVQDRTTGKVEVTAHNHGFAVDAPLDQVSETKFGRAEVSHVCLNDDVVEGLQLLDQPAFSVQYHPEAAAGPHDAAYLFDRFVSLMEGQRA, from the coding sequence ATGACGACCTCCACCAGGGGAGCCGCAAAGGTTCCCGCCGTACTCGTCCTGGAGGACGGCCGCCTCTTCCGCGGCCGTGCCTACGGGGCCGTGGGGGAGACCTTCGGCGAGGCCGTGTTCTCCACCGGTATGACCGGCTACCAGGAAACGCTGACCGACCCGTCGTACAACCGGCAGATCGTCGTCGCGACCGCCCCGCAGATCGGCAACACGGGCTGGAACGACGAGGACGACGAGTCGAGCCGCATCTGGGTCTCCGGTTACGTCGTACGCGACCCCGCGCGCGTGCCGTCCAACTGGCGCGCCAAGCGCTCCCTGGACGACGAACTGGTGGCGCAGGGCGTGGTCGGCATCTCCGGGATCGACACCCGTGCCCTCACCCGCCATCTGCGCGAGCGCGGCTCGATGCGCGCCGGGATCTTCTCCGGTGAGGCGATCGCCGCCGAGAGCGAGCTGCTCACGCGCGTGCAGGCTCAGCCCCGCATGAAGGGCCTGAGCCTGTACGAGGAGGTCGCGACCGAGGAGGCGTACGTCGTCCCCGCGATCGGTGAGAAGAAGTTCACGGTCGCCGCGATCGACCTCGGCATCAAGGGCATGACCCCGCACCGTATGGCCGAGCGCGGCATCGAGGTGCACGTCCTGCCCGCCACCGCCACGCCCGACGACATCTACGCCGTCAACCCGGACGGCGTGTTCTTCTCCAACGGCCCGGGTGACCCGGCCACGGCCGACGGCCCGGTGGCACTCATGACCGCCGTCCTGGAGCGGAAGACGCCCCTGTTCGGCATCTGCTTCGGCAACCAGATCCTCGGCCGCGCCCTCGGCTTCGGCACCTACAAGCTGAAGTACGGCCACCGGGGCATCAACCAGCCGGTCCAGGACCGTACGACCGGCAAGGTCGAGGTCACCGCGCACAACCATGGCTTCGCCGTGGACGCGCCGCTCGACCAGGTCAGCGAGACGAAGTTCGGCCGCGCCGAGGTCTCGCACGTCTGCCTGAACGACGACGTCGTGGAGGGGCTGCAGCTGCTCGACCAGCCGGCCTTCTCCGTCCAGTACCACCCCGAAGCGGCAGCGGGCCCGCACGACGCCGCCTACCTGTTCGACCGCTTCGTATCCCTGATGGAGGGCCAGCGTGCCTAA
- the efp gene encoding elongation factor P, whose protein sequence is MASTNDLKNGMVLKLEGGQLWSVVEFQHVKPGKGPAFVRTKLKNVLSGKVVDKTFNAGVKVETATVDKRDMQYSYKDGEYFVFMDMETYDQLHIDPKAVGDAANFLIEGFTAVVAQHEGEVLFVELPAAVELTIQETEPGVQGDRSTGGTKPATLETGHQIQVPLFITTGEKIKVDTRTSDYLGRVNS, encoded by the coding sequence GTGGCTTCCACGAACGACCTCAAGAACGGCATGGTGCTCAAGCTCGAAGGCGGCCAGCTCTGGTCCGTCGTCGAGTTCCAGCACGTCAAGCCCGGCAAGGGCCCGGCCTTCGTGCGCACCAAGCTGAAGAACGTGCTGTCCGGCAAGGTCGTCGACAAGACCTTCAACGCCGGCGTCAAGGTCGAAACGGCCACCGTCGACAAGCGCGACATGCAGTACTCGTACAAGGACGGCGAGTACTTCGTCTTCATGGACATGGAGACGTACGACCAGCTGCACATCGACCCGAAGGCCGTCGGCGACGCCGCGAACTTCCTGATCGAGGGCTTCACGGCCGTCGTCGCGCAGCACGAGGGCGAGGTGCTCTTCGTCGAGCTCCCGGCGGCCGTCGAGCTCACCATCCAGGAGACCGAGCCGGGCGTCCAGGGCGACCGCTCCACCGGTGGCACCAAGCCCGCCACCCTGGAGACCGGCCACCAGATCCAGGTCCCGCTCTTCATCACCACCGGTGAGAAGATCAAGGTCGACACCCGCACGAGCGACTACCTCGGCCGGGTGAACAGCTAA
- the aroC gene encoding chorismate synthase, translating into MSRLRWLTAGESHGPALVATLEGLPAGVPITTEMVADHLARRRLGYGRGARMKFERDEVTFLGGVRHGLTLGSPVAIMVGNTEWPKWEQVMAADPVDPEILAGLARNAPLTRPRPGHADLAGMQKYGFDEARPILERASARETAARVALGAVARSYLKETAGIEIVSHVVELCSVKAPQGVYPTPADVEKLDADPLRCLDADASKAMVAEVDQAHKDGDTLGGVVEVLAYGVPVGLGSHVHWDRKLDARLAGALMGIQAIKGVEIGDGFELARVPGSKAHDEIVKTDEGIRRVSGHSGGTEGGLTTGELLRVRAAMKPIATVPRALQTVDVSTGEAAQAHHQRSDVSAVPAAGIVAEAMVALVLADAVAEKFGGDSVAETRRNVQSYLDNLRIR; encoded by the coding sequence TTGAGCAGGCTGCGTTGGCTGACCGCGGGGGAGTCCCACGGTCCCGCACTTGTCGCGACGCTGGAGGGCCTTCCCGCCGGCGTGCCGATCACGACGGAGATGGTCGCCGACCATCTGGCGCGGCGGCGGCTCGGCTATGGCCGTGGTGCGCGGATGAAGTTCGAGCGTGACGAGGTCACCTTCCTGGGTGGTGTCCGGCACGGCCTGACCCTCGGCTCCCCGGTCGCGATCATGGTGGGCAACACCGAGTGGCCCAAGTGGGAGCAGGTCATGGCGGCCGACCCGGTGGATCCCGAGATCCTCGCCGGCCTTGCCCGCAACGCCCCGCTGACCCGGCCGCGCCCTGGCCACGCCGACCTGGCGGGCATGCAGAAGTACGGTTTCGACGAGGCCCGCCCGATCCTGGAGCGCGCGTCGGCGCGGGAGACCGCGGCCCGTGTGGCGCTGGGCGCCGTCGCCCGGTCGTACCTGAAGGAGACGGCCGGCATCGAGATCGTCTCGCATGTCGTCGAGCTGTGCTCCGTGAAGGCTCCGCAGGGTGTGTACCCGACCCCGGCCGATGTCGAGAAGCTGGACGCCGACCCGCTGCGCTGCCTGGACGCGGACGCGTCGAAGGCGATGGTCGCGGAGGTCGACCAGGCTCACAAGGACGGCGACACGCTCGGTGGCGTCGTCGAGGTGCTGGCCTACGGCGTCCCGGTCGGCCTGGGTTCGCATGTGCACTGGGACCGCAAGCTGGACGCCCGGCTGGCCGGTGCCCTGATGGGCATCCAGGCGATCAAGGGCGTCGAGATCGGTGACGGCTTCGAGCTGGCGCGGGTGCCGGGCTCGAAGGCGCATGACGAGATCGTGAAGACCGACGAGGGCATCCGGCGTGTCTCCGGCCACTCCGGCGGGACCGAGGGCGGCCTGACCACCGGCGAGCTGCTGCGGGTGCGGGCCGCGATGAAGCCGATCGCGACGGTGCCGCGGGCCCTGCAGACGGTCGACGTGTCCACCGGCGAGGCCGCCCAGGCCCACCACCAGCGCTCCGACGTCTCCGCGGTCCCGGCCGCCGGCATCGTCGCCGAAGCCATGGTCGCGCTGGTCCTGGCCGACGCGGTCGCGGAGAAGTTCGGCGGCGACTCCGTGGCCGAGACCCGCCGCAACGTGCAGTCGTACCTCGACAACCTGCGGATCCGGTGA
- the nusB gene encoding transcription antitermination factor NusB, with product MAARNTARKRAFQILFEGDQRGADVLTVLADWVRLSRSDTRQPPVSEYTMQLVEGYAEHARRIDELIAQYAVAWTLDRMPVVDRNILRLGAYELIWVDETPDAVVLDEMVQLAKEFSTEESPSFVNGLLGRLKELKPSLRRDEA from the coding sequence GTGGCTGCCCGCAACACGGCCCGCAAGCGCGCCTTCCAGATCCTCTTCGAGGGCGACCAGCGCGGCGCCGACGTCCTGACGGTCCTTGCGGACTGGGTCCGGCTGTCCCGGTCCGACACCCGGCAGCCTCCGGTCAGCGAGTACACGATGCAGCTGGTCGAGGGCTACGCCGAGCATGCGAGGCGTATCGACGAGCTGATCGCCCAGTACGCGGTCGCCTGGACGCTCGACCGGATGCCGGTCGTGGACCGCAACATCCTGCGGCTGGGCGCGTACGAGCTGATCTGGGTCGACGAGACCCCGGACGCCGTCGTCCTGGACGAGATGGTGCAGTTGGCGAAGGAGTTCTCGACCGAAGAGTCCCCGTCCTTCGTGAACGGCTTGCTGGGGCGCCTGAAGGAGCTCAAGCCGTCCCTGCGCCGGGACGAGGCGTAA